A part of Pirellulaceae bacterium genomic DNA contains:
- a CDS encoding glutathione peroxidase — translation MAADKADSPLNVTMKSLDGKDVELAKQYQGKVVLVVNVASKCGLTPQYKQLQALHDKYGKDGLAVLGFPCNQFGAQEPGSADEIASFCDKNYGVKFDMFAKVDVNKDGACPLYKTLTALDTKPVGSGAISWNFEKFLIGRDGQVVARFSPRTKPDDPEIIAAIEKELSKK, via the coding sequence ATGGCCGCAGACAAAGCTGATTCGCCACTGAACGTCACCATGAAGAGTTTGGATGGCAAAGATGTCGAACTCGCCAAGCAGTACCAAGGCAAGGTGGTATTGGTCGTAAATGTCGCCAGCAAGTGCGGGCTGACACCTCAGTACAAACAGTTGCAAGCGTTGCACGACAAGTATGGCAAAGACGGCTTGGCGGTTTTGGGGTTCCCGTGCAATCAATTTGGGGCGCAAGAACCAGGTTCGGCAGATGAAATCGCCAGTTTCTGCGATAAGAATTATGGCGTCAAGTTTGATATGTTTGCCAAGGTCGATGTCAATAAGGACGGTGCCTGCCCACTTTATAAAACGTTGACCGCCCTGGACACCAAGCCGGTGGGAAGCGGCGCCATCAGTTGGAATTTTGAAAAGTTCCTCATCGGACGCGATGGTCAGGTGGTCGCCAGGTTTTCTCCACGAACCAAACCAGACGATCCAGAAATCATTGCTGCGATTGAGAAGGAATTGTCAAAGAAGTAG
- a CDS encoding 4Fe-4S dicluster domain-containing protein, with the protein MLHKIEPERLGPRGQAMADAVGKCVHCGFCLPTCPTYQEVESEMDSPRGRILLMKSVLEGELTQEQARPHIERCLGCLACVTHCPSGVPYGDLISSYRAHSQNSTSARFSLRDWLARQTLPYPARFRLAMRLGKIGQTLRMLVPSSLRPMLDMIPQTLPTAQRLPVITPAVGPRRGRVALLAGCAQQVLAPDINAATVRVLSLNGIEVVVPPGQSCCGALDWHTGNSRSAERFARRLMGSMPKDIDALITTAAGCGSAIHEYPLLLAGDKSLLEAQQISKKSLDISVYLSQVGIRPVPPLRRAIRVAYHDACHLAHAQGVRQPPRELLKLVPKLELVELGDSDTCCGSAGIYNIQQPQLAGKLGLRKARSVIDSGAEIVATGNIGCLAQIENHLREMQQVIPVLHTVQVLDRAYRQVDL; encoded by the coding sequence ATGCTCCACAAGATCGAACCTGAACGACTCGGTCCGCGCGGCCAAGCGATGGCGGATGCGGTAGGTAAGTGCGTGCATTGTGGGTTTTGCCTGCCAACTTGTCCGACTTACCAAGAAGTCGAAAGCGAGATGGATTCGCCGCGCGGGCGGATCTTGCTAATGAAGTCAGTACTCGAGGGTGAGTTGACTCAGGAGCAGGCCAGGCCGCATATCGAGCGTTGTTTGGGTTGTTTGGCTTGCGTCACGCACTGTCCATCCGGAGTGCCCTATGGCGACTTGATTAGCTCGTACCGCGCGCATTCACAGAATTCAACATCGGCGCGATTCAGCTTGCGCGATTGGTTGGCTCGACAAACGCTTCCCTATCCAGCGCGATTTCGATTGGCGATGCGACTGGGCAAAATTGGCCAAACGCTCCGAATGCTGGTTCCCAGCAGTTTGAGACCAATGCTAGACATGATTCCGCAGACGCTGCCAACCGCCCAGCGGCTGCCGGTAATCACGCCTGCGGTCGGGCCACGGCGCGGTCGTGTTGCCTTGTTGGCCGGCTGCGCACAACAAGTGCTCGCACCTGACATAAACGCCGCGACAGTCCGAGTATTGTCGCTCAACGGAATCGAAGTCGTTGTGCCACCAGGGCAGTCGTGCTGCGGCGCCTTGGATTGGCATACCGGAAACAGCCGATCGGCGGAGCGGTTTGCGCGGCGATTAATGGGCTCCATGCCCAAGGATATAGATGCACTGATTACTACGGCTGCCGGGTGCGGATCGGCAATTCATGAGTATCCTCTACTGCTGGCTGGAGATAAAAGTTTGCTGGAAGCACAGCAAATTTCTAAGAAGTCCCTAGATATCTCAGTGTACCTTAGCCAAGTCGGTATTCGGCCGGTCCCGCCTCTACGCCGGGCAATTCGGGTAGCCTATCACGATGCCTGTCACTTGGCACATGCTCAAGGCGTGCGCCAGCCACCACGTGAACTCTTGAAGCTAGTTCCCAAACTGGAACTGGTGGAGTTGGGTGACAGCGATACCTGCTGCGGCAGTGCGGGGATTTACAATATCCAACAGCCCCAGCTTGCGGGCAAATTGGGGCTTCGCAAAGCCCGATCGGTGATCGACTCTGGGGCCGAGATTGTTGCTACGGGAAATATCGGTTGTCTGGCTCAAATCGAAAATCACCTTCGCGAGATGCAGCAAGTCATACCGGTTTTGCACACTGTACAGGTCCTAGATCGTGCCTACAGGCAAGTTGACCTGTAG
- a CDS encoding thioredoxin family protein produces the protein MNYVRTFVCGLTWLGLTSMAIAQATDSDDGRIVWLRSASEAAELARETGKPILVYARSENCYYCDLLQKKTWQDPRIAAQINRDMIPLKLTLEENKEAIEAMKIKGFPSTIVFSADRQYVARIDGYVTAGEFMSRMAKVRLTLAQQSPVTVVR, from the coding sequence ATGAATTACGTCCGAACATTCGTCTGTGGCTTGACGTGGCTGGGTCTAACGTCAATGGCCATCGCGCAAGCAACCGATTCCGATGACGGACGGATCGTCTGGTTGCGCAGCGCAAGCGAGGCAGCCGAGTTGGCCCGTGAAACCGGTAAGCCAATCTTGGTCTATGCCCGATCGGAGAACTGCTACTATTGCGACTTACTACAAAAGAAAACATGGCAAGATCCGCGCATCGCAGCTCAAATCAATCGCGACATGATTCCGCTTAAGCTGACGCTAGAAGAGAACAAAGAAGCGATTGAAGCCATGAAGATCAAAGGCTTTCCCAGCACCATCGTGTTTTCGGCCGACCGGCAGTACGTGGCACGTATTGATGGCTACGTGACTGCTGGCGAGTTCATGTCGCGAATGGCCAAAGTCCGATTGACACTCGCCCAGCAATCTCCAGTTACGGTTGTACGGTAA
- a CDS encoding carbon storage regulator produces MLILSRREAECICLGDDIVLTIVALGNDRVRIGVQAPPGVRILRSELEVDSATLPLPLPNQQAVQTTAIQPHRKAA; encoded by the coding sequence GTGTTGATTTTGTCACGTCGCGAAGCGGAGTGTATTTGTTTAGGCGATGATATTGTGCTGACGATCGTCGCCCTCGGAAATGACCGCGTACGAATCGGAGTACAGGCCCCCCCGGGCGTGCGTATTCTGCGTAGCGAATTGGAAGTCGACAGTGCGACGCTACCGTTGCCGCTGCCTAATCAACAGGCTGTGCAGACAACGGCGATCCAGCCGCACCGCAAAGCCGCCTAG
- a CDS encoding 50S ribosome-binding GTPase, which translates to MPANLTPQYHKAEAAYRQAESLQEELECLQLMLREIPKHKGTDKLQAELKAKIAKVRLDAQKAPTTGQAGRATKIPKQGAARVVLLGAPNSGKSQLLAALTRAHPEIAAYPFTTQVPQPGMMLYEDCPFQLIDLPPVAADFLEQSTIGLVRGADLVLLVVDLASDSLIEDTQAVLDRFSGSKTRLGRLTGLDEDDVGVSFTMTLTLLNKCDAPDAQDRLALLDEFLALPFDRLLISGAQGIGLDAVRKAVFDRLEIVRVYPKHPKQKEPDRSKPLTIRRGQTLVEVAEHVHRDMAASLKSARVWGAAVHDGTQVKPDYQPHDGDVVELHAS; encoded by the coding sequence ATGCCTGCAAATCTAACTCCACAGTATCACAAAGCGGAAGCTGCGTATCGACAGGCGGAAAGTCTGCAAGAGGAGCTGGAATGTTTGCAGCTCATGTTGCGGGAAATCCCTAAGCACAAGGGCACCGACAAACTACAGGCCGAACTGAAGGCGAAGATCGCCAAAGTTCGCCTGGATGCCCAAAAGGCTCCGACAACGGGACAGGCGGGACGTGCGACGAAGATTCCCAAACAGGGCGCCGCACGTGTAGTGCTGTTGGGAGCACCCAATAGCGGCAAGAGTCAATTGTTGGCCGCACTGACCAGGGCGCATCCAGAGATCGCAGCCTACCCGTTCACCACACAGGTTCCGCAGCCAGGCATGATGTTGTATGAAGACTGCCCGTTTCAATTGATTGACCTGCCGCCAGTAGCTGCGGATTTCCTGGAACAGTCGACGATCGGTTTGGTCCGTGGCGCTGACTTGGTGTTGCTGGTTGTGGATTTGGCCAGCGATTCGCTGATCGAGGATACGCAAGCCGTACTGGACCGATTCTCCGGCTCCAAAACGCGGTTAGGGCGCCTGACGGGTTTGGATGAAGACGATGTCGGTGTCAGCTTTACCATGACGTTGACATTGCTGAACAAGTGCGACGCTCCCGACGCCCAGGATCGACTGGCGCTGCTGGACGAGTTTTTAGCACTGCCCTTCGATCGTTTGCTTATCAGTGGTGCGCAAGGCATCGGCTTGGATGCGGTGCGCAAGGCAGTATTTGATCGGTTGGAGATCGTGCGTGTTTATCCCAAACATCCCAAGCAAAAAGAGCCTGATCGAAGCAAGCCACTAACCATTCGGCGTGGCCAGACGTTGGTAGAAGTCGCCGAACACGTTCACCGCGACATGGCAGCTTCGCTGAAGTCGGCTCGCGTCTGGGGCGCAGCGGTTCACGATGGGACTCAGGTTAAACCAGATTACCAACCACACGACGGCGATGTCGTCGAACTGCACGCGAGCTAA
- a CDS encoding ATP-binding cassette domain-containing protein, which yields MNSFIQFLKGAKRYWASLVTATVCSFAVAALWGGNIGAFYPILEVTIRGKSVHQWFDEQITSLESRLATLDEQLLDIQAQRNEIVHSTQEVQSTPASPKTEELARQLDAVTYEKNDLSRQLSGYHRALPIVHQWVPEDPFTVIVLIVAILLVSTLVKHAFMIANDYLVGRVAVDLTRETRVRLFSKAVHLERAAFAKHGLSAFQSQISHSCDLLSQGLSATFGAAIREPLKLIACLIGAAIICPRLLLLSLIVAPVLGWILYAITRQIRSNTGRMIGRVTGFHGIMIESLANVQTIQAFGMQDHEVRRFEEATWATRKFRLKYILLAALTKPVIEFLGVGMLGTTIVAGAHLVLNRETQLFGITICSEPLSVSALLVFFGMLIGASDPLRRLSAVYGQIYAGIVAAESIHNLLDQPIAIRDPETPGSVPRHHRILSLCNVDFGYCPENRLLRGINLNIPFGTTVAIVGHNGSGKSTLINLLCRFYDPLSGSIKLDGVDYRDMRLDDIRSRIALVNQQTELFNETVAYNIRYGNPAASDEQVRAAACDAQASEFIETVLENDYQTRIGSNGQRLSGGQRQRIALARALLREPEILILDEATSQVDMHSEQLLRQALATHRGRRTMIIITHREKLLELADVVYEVRAGQLVQTSQANVHSTLQRDVA from the coding sequence ATGAATAGTTTCATTCAGTTTCTTAAGGGTGCCAAACGCTACTGGGCCTCGCTCGTCACTGCAACCGTGTGCTCATTCGCAGTAGCCGCACTGTGGGGAGGCAACATCGGTGCGTTCTATCCCATATTAGAGGTCACTATTCGGGGCAAGTCAGTCCACCAATGGTTTGATGAACAGATCACGTCTCTTGAATCCCGCCTAGCAACTTTGGACGAGCAACTGCTGGACATACAGGCTCAGCGTAACGAGATCGTTCACTCGACCCAGGAAGTACAATCAACGCCTGCTTCCCCGAAGACTGAGGAACTCGCCAGACAGCTGGACGCAGTCACATACGAGAAGAATGATCTGTCACGGCAGTTGAGCGGCTATCATCGAGCGCTGCCGATAGTACATCAGTGGGTACCCGAAGACCCTTTCACCGTGATTGTTCTGATCGTCGCCATTCTGTTGGTGTCGACCCTCGTCAAGCATGCGTTCATGATCGCCAATGACTACCTGGTAGGACGCGTGGCGGTGGACTTAACGCGAGAAACCCGTGTTCGATTGTTTTCGAAAGCGGTTCACCTGGAACGCGCTGCCTTTGCCAAACACGGCTTGAGTGCATTTCAGTCGCAGATATCACACTCATGCGATCTGCTGTCCCAGGGACTATCGGCCACCTTTGGGGCCGCTATTCGCGAGCCACTCAAGCTTATTGCGTGCCTGATTGGCGCGGCCATCATCTGCCCGCGGTTGTTACTGTTGAGCCTTATCGTCGCCCCCGTGTTGGGATGGATACTGTATGCAATCACCCGCCAGATTCGTAGCAATACCGGAAGGATGATCGGTCGTGTAACCGGATTTCACGGAATCATGATCGAATCGTTGGCCAATGTGCAGACGATTCAAGCTTTTGGGATGCAAGATCATGAAGTCCGGCGTTTCGAGGAGGCGACTTGGGCCACTCGCAAATTCCGATTGAAGTATATCCTCTTGGCCGCCTTGACCAAACCGGTCATTGAGTTTCTGGGCGTTGGAATGTTAGGTACGACCATCGTGGCCGGTGCGCATTTGGTACTGAACCGCGAAACACAACTCTTCGGGATCACGATATGCTCCGAACCACTGAGCGTCTCGGCGCTGCTTGTGTTTTTTGGAATGTTAATCGGGGCCAGTGATCCGCTACGTCGGTTAAGCGCGGTGTATGGCCAGATTTACGCGGGAATCGTGGCTGCCGAATCGATTCACAACCTGCTTGACCAACCGATCGCGATCCGCGACCCCGAGACTCCTGGCAGCGTCCCACGCCACCATCGAATACTTTCGCTATGCAATGTGGACTTCGGTTATTGCCCTGAGAACCGACTGCTGCGCGGAATTAATCTCAACATTCCGTTTGGTACAACTGTAGCCATCGTCGGGCACAACGGCAGCGGTAAGTCAACTTTGATCAATCTGCTGTGTCGCTTTTACGACCCACTATCTGGGTCCATCAAACTGGACGGTGTGGATTACCGCGATATGCGACTGGACGACATTCGCTCGCGCATTGCTCTGGTCAATCAGCAAACCGAATTGTTTAACGAAACGGTAGCCTACAACATTCGCTACGGAAACCCTGCGGCCAGCGATGAACAGGTGCGCGCAGCAGCTTGCGATGCTCAAGCGTCAGAATTCATTGAAACTGTTCTGGAAAACGACTATCAAACACGAATCGGCAGCAACGGGCAGCGTTTGAGCGGAGGGCAAAGACAGCGAATTGCCCTGGCGCGCGCCCTACTTCGGGAGCCGGAGATATTAATCTTGGATGAGGCCACGAGCCAGGTCGACATGCACAGCGAGCAGTTGCTGCGGCAGGCATTAGCTACGCACCGAGGGCGACGCACCATGATCATTATCACACATCGTGAGAAATTACTTGAATTGGCCGACGTAGTTTACGAAGTCCGCGCGGGACAGCTTGTGCAAACATCGCAAGCCAACGTTCATTCGACACTTCAACGAGACGTGGCATGA
- a CDS encoding pyruvate carboxylase: MRSIKKILAANRSEIATRVFRSAHELGIGTVAIYSHEDRFALHRFKADEAYQIGEPGEPIRSYLNIDAIVGICKRYEVDAVHPGYGFLSENPDFATALEAAGIVFIGPSVTALRQLGDKVAAREIAISAGVPVLPGSPQAVASLDEARDIAAKMGYPVMLKAAKGGGGRGMRMVDGPEQLATALESAQRESQTAFGSSEVFVEKLVRNARHLEVQLLGDDHGNLIHLHERDCSVQRRHQKVIEIAPAPNLSARIASQLHEAALAIGNAVGYRAAGTVEFLFDTDSQQFYFIEVNPRIQVEHTVTEEVTGIDIVRAQILVSMGYALGDPQVHLPTQQDVRVNGFALQCRVTTEDPTNQFRPDYGRIKHYRSSGGMGIRLDAGSAFSGAVVNPFYDSLLVKVTARGLSMREAAARMERALQEFRIRGVKTNIPFLIKMVTNEILLQGQATTRLIDTTPDLVELPKRRDRATRLLTYLAETIVNGNELVKGLPEATRRQPAPIPDYDDRVPPPPGTRNLLQEMGPEKFCQWVRQQKTLLLTDTTMRDAHQSLLATRLRTYDMLQIATAYAQLTPQFFSLEMWGGATFDTSMRFLKESPWTRLADMRQLVPNILFQMLLRASNAVGYTNYPDNVVKIFVREATQAGIDVFRIFDALNWVDNMRVAMEAVVDSGAICQAAICYTGDILNPKRPKYDLKYYVDLAKQLEKMGAHMLGIKDMAGLLKPAAARVLVRALRQEIGIPIHFHTHDTAGIQAASILAAAEEDLDVADAAFSSMSGGTSQVNLNTLVESLRFGPHASQLSTSALTQISDYWKAVREFYKPFESESLAASGDLYEHEMPGGQYTNLYHQAHSLGLADRWMEVCQVYADVNQMFGDIVKVTPTSKAVGDMALFMVTNNLSANDVLNADRDLAPPASVVDLLSGMMGQPPGGFPEPVLKAVLGDRPRVKGRPGESLPAADMEGTRAKLTELLGKQANDHHCVTHILYPKVYEEFIANRQKFGDLSILPTPDFLYGPDPTQELAVDIETGKRLIIRFLAVGQPKPDGTRTVFFELNGQPREIEVVDRSLENPAVQAIKADSADATHVAANMPGMVISIAVSEGAEVKKGDKLVVLEAMKMETTIQANHDGIVKRILVKTGTPVETGDLVMVVD, from the coding sequence ATGAGAAGCATCAAGAAGATATTGGCTGCTAACCGCAGCGAAATTGCGACCCGCGTATTTCGTTCGGCTCACGAGTTAGGCATTGGTACCGTAGCGATCTACTCGCATGAGGATCGTTTTGCGCTTCATCGGTTCAAAGCCGATGAAGCGTACCAGATTGGTGAGCCTGGAGAGCCGATTCGCTCTTACCTGAACATCGACGCCATTGTCGGCATATGCAAACGTTATGAGGTGGATGCGGTTCACCCAGGCTATGGGTTCCTCTCCGAGAATCCGGACTTCGCCACTGCGCTGGAGGCTGCGGGCATTGTTTTTATCGGCCCCAGTGTCACCGCGTTGCGTCAGTTGGGCGACAAAGTCGCTGCCCGAGAAATCGCCATTAGTGCGGGTGTGCCTGTGCTACCTGGTAGTCCCCAGGCGGTAGCGTCCTTGGACGAAGCTCGCGACATCGCTGCAAAAATGGGTTATCCCGTCATGCTCAAGGCCGCCAAGGGTGGTGGTGGGCGCGGTATGAGAATGGTCGATGGCCCGGAGCAGTTGGCAACAGCCCTGGAGTCGGCTCAGCGCGAGAGCCAGACTGCGTTCGGCAGTAGCGAGGTGTTCGTCGAGAAGCTGGTGCGCAACGCGCGGCACTTGGAAGTTCAATTGTTGGGCGACGATCATGGCAATCTAATTCACCTGCACGAGCGAGATTGTTCCGTGCAGCGACGCCATCAAAAGGTGATTGAAATTGCTCCAGCACCCAACTTGTCTGCCAGGATTGCCAGCCAACTGCACGAAGCTGCCCTGGCCATCGGTAATGCCGTGGGGTATCGGGCTGCTGGGACGGTCGAGTTTCTGTTTGACACGGATAGTCAGCAGTTTTACTTCATCGAAGTCAATCCTCGGATTCAGGTGGAACATACCGTAACCGAAGAGGTTACCGGAATTGACATCGTTCGCGCGCAGATTTTGGTTTCCATGGGATATGCATTGGGCGACCCTCAGGTCCATTTGCCCACACAACAGGACGTGCGGGTCAATGGTTTTGCGTTGCAGTGTCGCGTTACCACGGAAGACCCCACGAACCAATTCCGACCCGACTATGGGCGGATCAAACACTATCGTAGCTCTGGAGGCATGGGCATTCGCTTGGATGCCGGCAGTGCATTTAGCGGTGCCGTAGTCAATCCATTCTATGATTCGCTGCTGGTCAAAGTCACCGCACGTGGTTTGTCGATGCGCGAGGCTGCGGCACGCATGGAGCGGGCGCTTCAAGAGTTCCGCATCCGCGGCGTGAAGACCAACATCCCGTTCCTGATCAAGATGGTCACCAACGAGATTCTGCTGCAAGGGCAGGCGACAACCCGCTTGATCGATACTACTCCCGATTTGGTCGAGCTTCCCAAGCGGCGGGATCGCGCGACTCGACTGCTGACCTATTTGGCCGAGACCATTGTCAATGGCAACGAACTGGTCAAAGGTTTACCAGAGGCAACCCGCCGTCAGCCAGCACCGATCCCGGATTACGATGATCGCGTACCGCCACCGCCGGGAACCCGTAATCTGTTGCAAGAGATGGGGCCCGAGAAGTTTTGCCAGTGGGTGCGACAGCAAAAGACGCTGCTGCTGACCGACACCACCATGCGCGACGCGCATCAATCGTTGCTGGCCACCCGGTTGCGGACCTACGATATGCTGCAGATCGCCACCGCCTACGCACAGCTCACTCCGCAATTCTTTTCATTGGAGATGTGGGGCGGGGCAACTTTCGACACATCCATGCGATTCCTCAAAGAAAGTCCGTGGACGCGACTAGCCGACATGCGACAGTTGGTCCCCAACATTCTATTTCAGATGTTGCTACGAGCCAGCAACGCCGTGGGCTATACCAATTACCCGGACAATGTGGTCAAAATTTTTGTCCGCGAAGCAACACAGGCCGGAATCGACGTGTTCCGTATATTTGATGCCCTCAATTGGGTGGACAATATGCGCGTGGCCATGGAAGCCGTCGTTGACAGCGGTGCCATCTGCCAGGCTGCTATTTGTTATACGGGTGACATTCTGAATCCCAAGCGTCCCAAGTACGACTTGAAGTATTATGTCGACTTGGCCAAGCAGTTGGAGAAAATGGGCGCGCACATGCTGGGCATCAAGGACATGGCTGGGCTGCTTAAGCCGGCTGCTGCCCGCGTGTTGGTCAGGGCTTTGCGTCAGGAGATAGGCATCCCCATTCATTTTCATACCCATGATACGGCCGGCATTCAAGCCGCCTCGATCCTGGCGGCAGCCGAGGAAGATTTGGACGTTGCCGACGCTGCATTCAGCAGCATGTCTGGTGGAACGAGTCAAGTAAATTTGAACACTCTGGTTGAGTCGCTGCGATTCGGTCCACATGCTAGCCAGTTATCCACATCGGCACTGACTCAGATTTCCGACTACTGGAAGGCGGTGCGCGAATTCTACAAGCCATTCGAAAGCGAATCGCTAGCGGCCAGCGGCGACCTGTACGAACATGAGATGCCAGGCGGCCAATACACCAATTTGTACCACCAAGCCCACTCGTTGGGACTGGCCGATCGTTGGATGGAAGTGTGCCAAGTGTACGCTGACGTGAACCAAATGTTTGGCGACATTGTCAAAGTAACGCCAACCTCCAAAGCAGTAGGTGACATGGCGCTGTTTATGGTGACGAATAACCTAAGTGCCAATGATGTTTTGAACGCCGATCGCGATTTGGCGCCTCCGGCTTCGGTCGTGGACTTATTGAGCGGGATGATGGGGCAGCCACCCGGCGGTTTTCCTGAGCCAGTGTTGAAGGCGGTGTTGGGCGATCGACCGCGCGTCAAGGGACGCCCCGGCGAATCGCTGCCTGCCGCAGACATGGAGGGTACTCGGGCCAAGCTAACGGAACTGTTGGGCAAGCAGGCCAACGATCATCATTGTGTGACTCACATACTTTACCCCAAGGTGTATGAAGAGTTCATCGCCAACCGACAGAAATTTGGCGACTTGAGCATCCTGCCGACTCCCGATTTTCTGTATGGCCCCGACCCAACCCAAGAGTTGGCGGTCGATATCGAAACCGGCAAACGGTTGATCATTCGCTTTTTGGCTGTCGGACAACCCAAGCCTGATGGCACGCGCACGGTCTTCTTTGAACTGAACGGCCAGCCGCGCGAAATCGAGGTTGTAGATCGCTCGTTAGAGAATCCGGCTGTGCAGGCGATCAAAGCGGACTCGGCCGATGCCACTCACGTTGCGGCAAATATGCCGGGAATGGTCATCAGCATTGCAGTAAGCGAAGGGGCAGAAGTCAAGAAGGGCGACAAGCTGGTTGTGTTGGAGGCCATGAAGATGGAGACCACGATCCAAGCTAATCACGACGGCATCGTCAAGAGAATTTTGGTCAAGACCGGGACGCCTGTCGAAACGGGCGACTTGGTAATGGTCGTCGACTAG